Proteins encoded by one window of Ruminococcaceae bacterium R-25:
- a CDS encoding energy-coupling factor transport system permease protein, translating to MLNNVSLGRYYPAHSFLHDTDPRVKTILYMIYLVAIFIIKEPIAIGVLGLIIILQLMMAKITIGILWSTVKPIIPLALFIFVINVFTIKQGDVLFSWKFITITGYGLARAAIMAVRLIFLIISTSILLTLTTTPLKMSDALEKLFAPLQIIKVPVHEMAMMMSIALRFIPTLAAETEKIMKAQQSRGADYDTGSFINKVKGYITVLIPLFVSSFRRADELAVAMDARCYKGGKGRTKLNPLKLTLKDVLCGIFLTLLAVLVVVIDLSLR from the coding sequence ATGCTTAATAACGTAAGCTTAGGCAGATATTATCCCGCTCATTCATTCCTTCATGATACGGATCCGAGAGTAAAGACAATCCTTTACATGATCTATCTTGTTGCGATCTTTATCATCAAGGAACCAATTGCTATAGGCGTTCTGGGACTGATAATAATTTTGCAGCTCATGATGGCAAAGATCACTATAGGCATCTTATGGTCTACCGTAAAGCCCATAATCCCTCTCGCTTTGTTCATCTTTGTGATCAATGTATTCACGATCAAACAGGGAGATGTATTGTTCTCCTGGAAGTTTATAACTATAACAGGTTATGGCTTGGCGAGAGCGGCGATAATGGCGGTAAGGCTTATTTTCCTTATCATCTCGACGAGTATTCTTCTTACACTGACGACTACGCCTCTTAAGATGAGTGATGCGCTCGAAAAGCTTTTCGCACCGTTGCAGATAATCAAGGTGCCGGTCCACGAGATGGCCATGATGATGTCCATCGCATTAAGATTCATTCCGACGCTTGCAGCCGAGACCGAAAAGATCATGAAGGCACAGCAGTCGAGAGGTGCGGATTACGACACGGGTTCATTCATAAACAAAGTAAAAGGTTATATCACAGTCCTGATCCCGCTGTTTGTTTCCAGCTTCAGAAGAGCTGACGAACTTGCAGTAGCGATGGATGCGAGATGTTATAAAGGCGGCAAGGGAAGGACCAAGCTCAATCCGTTGAAGTTGACATTAAAAGATGTTCTTTGCGGAATATTCCTTACTCTTTTAGCGGTACTTGTCGTCGTTATTGATTTGTCTTTGAGATAA
- a CDS encoding glucokinase — protein MGYYCGIDLGGTNIKAGIVDGEGKLLNKLSIKTRAERSMEEIIHDMGQLAVDAIKDAGLEVKDIECIGIGSPGTPDNEEGLLVYSSNLPFNKAPMRKLIREVVDLPVYIDNDANCAAMAEAVAGAAKGAKDSVTITLGTGVGAGVIVNGRIFSGFNQAGSEFGHTVLVSGGVQCGCGRKGCFEQYASATALARMTREAAEANPDSLLNKVKEEFGEWNAQIAFVAMKQGDKVAAEVVDSYTDYLADGLANAINAFMPEILVVGGGVCNEGDPLLIPMREKTMSRPYFGPGVAKTRIELAQMGNDAGIVGAAMMGKSCVDDGKNGK, from the coding sequence ATGGGTTACTATTGCGGAATCGACTTAGGCGGTACGAACATCAAAGCCGGTATTGTAGACGGTGAAGGAAAGCTCCTCAACAAGCTGTCTATCAAGACAAGAGCCGAGAGATCCATGGAAGAGATCATCCACGATATGGGTCAGCTTGCAGTTGACGCTATCAAGGATGCAGGTCTTGAAGTAAAGGATATCGAGTGCATCGGTATCGGTTCACCCGGAACACCTGATAACGAAGAAGGACTTCTCGTTTATTCAAGCAACCTTCCTTTCAACAAAGCTCCTATGAGAAAGCTCATAAGGGAAGTCGTTGACCTCCCCGTATATATCGATAATGACGCTAACTGCGCAGCAATGGCAGAAGCTGTTGCAGGTGCGGCAAAGGGCGCTAAGGACTCTGTTACTATCACATTGGGAACAGGCGTAGGCGCAGGCGTCATTGTTAACGGCAGAATCTTCTCCGGTTTCAACCAGGCAGGTTCCGAGTTCGGCCACACTGTCCTCGTATCCGGCGGTGTTCAGTGCGGATGCGGCAGAAAAGGCTGCTTCGAGCAGTATGCATCAGCTACGGCTCTCGCAAGAATGACAAGAGAAGCTGCAGAGGCAAATCCTGATTCTCTCCTCAACAAGGTTAAGGAAGAATTCGGTGAGTGGAATGCGCAGATCGCTTTCGTAGCTATGAAGCAGGGCGACAAGGTTGCAGCAGAGGTCGTAGACAGCTACACAGATTATCTTGCTGACGGTCTCGCAAATGCTATCAACGCATTCATGCCTGAGATCCTCGTTGTAGGCGGCGGTGTCTGCAATGAAGGTGATCCGCTCCTCATTCCCATGCGTGAGAAGACAATGTCACGTCCTTATTTCGGACCCGGAGTCGCTAAGACCCGCATCGAGCTCGCTCAGATGGGCAACGATGCAGGTATCGTAGGCGCTGCCATGATGGGCAAGTCCTGCGTAGACGACGGCAAGAACGGCAAGTAA
- a CDS encoding tRNA pseudouridine(38-40) synthase: MPRIAFITEFDGTDFAGFQSQENARAVQDVLEKALEELYKTKIRLTGCSRTDAGVHAKCHLSHADVPFVIPEDKFPLAMNALLPDDVAVKKSFYVDDDFSARFDIKGKRYIYRIYSSPTRSPLLDRTSYYCPVLPDIAKMQAAASYFAGEHDFAAFCATGGSQKTTVRRLFGVKVEAKGEDPCMIEIEVSGEAFLYNMVRIIAGTLLYVGQGKIDPSEVASIIEGGDRSMAGKTLPAKGLTLEEVFI, encoded by the coding sequence ATGCCCAGAATAGCCTTCATAACCGAATTTGACGGTACGGATTTTGCCGGATTCCAGTCACAGGAAAATGCGAGGGCTGTTCAGGATGTCCTGGAAAAGGCATTAGAAGAACTTTATAAAACAAAGATCAGACTTACGGGATGCTCCAGAACTGACGCAGGTGTGCATGCAAAATGCCACCTGAGCCACGCGGATGTCCCATTTGTTATTCCTGAAGATAAATTCCCGCTCGCTATGAATGCTTTGCTGCCCGATGATGTTGCGGTAAAGAAGTCGTTCTATGTGGATGATGATTTCTCCGCACGCTTCGACATTAAGGGCAAGAGGTATATCTACAGGATCTATTCTTCTCCCACAAGAAGTCCTTTGCTGGACAGGACTTCCTACTATTGTCCTGTTCTTCCTGATATCGCGAAAATGCAGGCCGCCGCTTCATATTTTGCAGGCGAGCACGATTTCGCAGCTTTCTGCGCAACGGGCGGGTCGCAAAAGACCACTGTAAGAAGGCTTTTCGGTGTTAAGGTCGAAGCAAAAGGCGAAGACCCTTGCATGATCGAGATCGAAGTATCCGGCGAGGCATTCCTCTATAACATGGTCCGCATTATCGCAGGCACTTTGCTTTATGTGGGACAGGGCAAGATAGATCCTTCTGAGGTCGCTTCGATCATTGAGGGCGGCGACAGGTCCATGGCAGGCAAAACCCTGCCCGCAAAAGGCTTAACTCTCGAAGAAGTATTCATCTGA
- a CDS encoding membrane protein implicated in regulation of membrane protease activity, protein MISWWVIWLVIAIIMLIIEIATTGLATLWFAVGAVVAMIMDLCGAPLAAQIIVMALVSIVCFILCMIWVKPKLETLRKKNVQRTNADRLIGREGIVIVPLNAAEGKGQVKVDGQVWSAKAGEDFKEGTKITVKSIEGVKLVIERAV, encoded by the coding sequence ATGATCAGTTGGTGGGTTATATGGCTCGTCATCGCAATCATTATGCTGATCATCGAGATAGCGACCACCGGTCTTGCTACGCTCTGGTTTGCCGTAGGCGCCGTTGTGGCAATGATCATGGACCTTTGTGGCGCTCCGCTCGCAGCACAGATCATAGTGATGGCGTTAGTGTCCATTGTATGCTTCATACTTTGCATGATCTGGGTCAAGCCAAAGCTTGAGACGCTTCGTAAGAAGAATGTCCAAAGAACAAATGCTGACCGGTTGATCGGAAGGGAAGGCATCGTGATCGTGCCGCTGAATGCCGCAGAAGGCAAAGGCCAGGTCAAAGTTGACGGCCAGGTATGGAGTGCCAAAGCAGGAGAAGACTTCAAGGAAGGCACGAAGATCACAGTAAAATCAATTGAAGGCGTAAAGCTCGTAATCGAGCGCGCAGTTTAA
- a CDS encoding regulator of protease activity HflC (stomatin/prohibitin superfamily), with the protein MLPIIGAAGDTLAGITGVAIGIIIILVLIIPNIKIVPQATTFIIERLGTYRTTWETGFHMKVPFIDRVAKKISLKEKVADFAPQAVITKDNVTMQIDTVLFYQIVDPKLYTYGIERPIVAIENLSATTLRNIIGDLELDQTLTSRDIINTRMREILDEATDPWGIKVNRVELKNIIPPKEIQAAMEKQMKAEREKREKILIAEGEKESAIRVAEGEKEAAILRAEAKKQAAIKEAEGQAQAILAVQEATAKGLQMIKDVGADDGLIAIKGLEALEKVGQGASTKIIIPSDLQGIAGLTTTIKEIAKS; encoded by the coding sequence ATGTTACCTATCATTGGAGCAGCCGGAGACACATTAGCAGGAATTACAGGAGTAGCTATCGGAATCATCATTATCCTGGTACTCATCATTCCCAATATCAAGATCGTACCTCAGGCTACAACATTCATCATCGAGCGTCTCGGCACATACAGAACAACATGGGAGACGGGCTTCCATATGAAAGTCCCTTTCATCGACCGTGTCGCAAAGAAGATCTCATTGAAGGAAAAGGTTGCAGACTTCGCACCGCAGGCCGTTATCACAAAGGATAACGTTACAATGCAGATCGATACGGTCCTTTTCTATCAGATCGTAGATCCTAAGCTTTATACATACGGAATCGAGCGTCCTATCGTTGCTATCGAAAATCTCTCCGCAACAACGCTCCGTAACATCATCGGTGACCTGGAACTTGACCAGACACTCACATCAAGAGACATCATCAACACAAGAATGAGAGAGATCCTTGATGAAGCTACAGACCCTTGGGGAATCAAGGTCAACCGTGTAGAGCTTAAGAACATCATCCCGCCTAAGGAAATCCAGGCAGCGATGGAAAAGCAGATGAAGGCTGAGCGTGAAAAGAGAGAAAAGATCCTGATCGCAGAAGGTGAAAAGGAATCTGCAATCAGAGTCGCAGAAGGTGAAAAGGAAGCAGCTATCTTAAGAGCAGAAGCTAAGAAGCAGGCTGCAATCAAGGAAGCTGAAGGTCAGGCACAGGCTATCCTCGCAGTACAGGAAGCTACAGCTAAGGGTCTTCAGATGATCAAGGACGTAGGCGCTGATGACGGACTTATCGCCATCAAGGGTCTCGAAGCATTGGAGAAGGTCGGACAGGGTGCATCTACAAAGATCATCATCCCTTCAGATCTTCAGGGCATCGCAGGTCTTACGACAACAATCAAAGAGATCGCAAAATCATAA
- a CDS encoding nicotinate phosphoribosyltransferase — MDYGMWNDRTNMSMLTDFYELTMANGYLNSGNRDKVVYFDMFFRNIPENGGYAVMAGLEQVIDYLSSLKFSEDDLAFLKDNYHFNDEFISYLRDFEFTCDVWAIPEGTVVFPKEPLVKVRGPIIQAQLLETALLCTINHQTLIATKTARIVRAAEGRPVMEFGARRAQGFDASVLGARAAYIAGAAGTSCTICGQQFDIPLSGTMAHSWVMLFDNEFEAFKAYSLAYPDGALLLVDTYDVLRSGIPNAIKCAKEVLEPMGKRLKGIRIDSGDLTYMTQSARKMLDEAGLTDCKITVSNALDEYLIRDLISQGACIDSFGVGERLITSKAEPVFGGVYKIAAVEAEDGTIIPKMKISDSVGKVTNPCSKKIVRFYDNATGKALADVVMMADEEIPNGEPYEIFDPENTWKSKVLENYRTREIMVQIFKEGKLVYNKPTIGEIRAYCTTELDSLWDSVKRFENPHNYYVDLSPKLWKIKDDILRSYRRR, encoded by the coding sequence ATGGATTACGGTATGTGGAATGACAGAACCAACATGAGCATGCTCACAGACTTCTATGAGCTCACCATGGCAAACGGTTATCTGAACAGCGGAAACAGGGACAAGGTCGTTTATTTCGACATGTTCTTCAGAAACATCCCTGAGAACGGCGGATATGCTGTCATGGCAGGTTTGGAGCAGGTAATCGACTACCTCTCAAGCCTTAAGTTCTCAGAAGATGACTTAGCCTTCCTCAAGGATAACTATCACTTCAACGATGAGTTCATCAGCTACTTAAGAGATTTCGAATTCACATGTGACGTCTGGGCTATCCCGGAAGGAACTGTCGTATTCCCTAAAGAGCCCCTTGTTAAGGTAAGAGGTCCTATCATTCAGGCTCAGCTCCTTGAGACCGCGCTCCTCTGCACGATCAACCACCAGACACTTATCGCTACAAAGACTGCAAGAATCGTAAGAGCTGCAGAAGGCAGACCCGTCATGGAGTTCGGTGCACGCCGTGCGCAGGGCTTTGACGCTTCCGTTCTCGGTGCGAGAGCAGCTTATATCGCAGGCGCTGCAGGCACTTCCTGCACTATCTGCGGACAGCAGTTCGACATTCCGCTTTCCGGTACTATGGCTCACTCCTGGGTAATGCTTTTCGACAACGAGTTCGAAGCATTCAAGGCATATTCACTCGCATATCCTGACGGAGCACTTTTGCTCGTTGATACATACGACGTTCTCCGTTCAGGTATTCCGAATGCGATCAAGTGCGCCAAGGAAGTTCTTGAGCCCATGGGCAAGAGACTCAAGGGTATCAGAATCGACTCTGGCGACCTTACTTATATGACGCAGAGCGCACGTAAGATGCTCGACGAGGCAGGCCTTACAGACTGTAAGATCACTGTTTCCAACGCTCTTGACGAATATCTCATCAGAGACTTGATCAGCCAGGGCGCATGCATCGATTCCTTCGGTGTAGGCGAGAGACTTATCACATCAAAGGCTGAGCCTGTTTTCGGCGGCGTCTACAAGATCGCTGCTGTAGAAGCAGAAGACGGCACTATTATTCCGAAGATGAAGATTTCCGATTCCGTCGGCAAGGTCACAAACCCCTGCTCAAAGAAGATCGTAAGATTCTACGACAATGCTACAGGCAAGGCTTTGGCTGACGTTGTAATGATGGCAGACGAGGAGATCCCGAACGGCGAACCTTACGAGATCTTCGATCCTGAGAACACATGGAAGTCCAAGGTATTGGAGAACTACAGAACCAGAGAGATCATGGTCCAGATCTTCAAGGAAGGTAAGCTCGTTTACAACAAGCCTACGATCGGCGAGATCAGAGCTTACTGCACAACAGAGCTCGACTCACTCTGGGATTCCGTTAAGAGATTCGAAAATCCTCACAACTATTATGTCGACCTGTCACCTAAGCTTTGGAAGATCAAGGACGACATCTTAAGATCTTACAGAAGAAGATAA
- a CDS encoding peptidyl-prolyl cis-trans isomerase B (cyclophilin B) — MANPIITIQMKDGGVMKAELYPDIAPATVKNFVDLAAKGFYNGLIFHRVIPGFMIQGGDPEGTGMGGPGYTIKGEFSANGFRNDLKHTRGVLSMARAYDPNSAGSQFFIMHETSPHLDGQYAAFGKIIEGIEVVDKIASTKTDYNDRPYEDQVIEFMTVQI, encoded by the coding sequence ATGGCAAATCCGATTATCACGATCCAGATGAAAGACGGCGGCGTAATGAAGGCCGAGCTTTATCCCGATATCGCACCTGCTACGGTTAAGAACTTCGTTGATCTCGCTGCAAAGGGCTTTTATAACGGCCTCATTTTCCACAGAGTCATTCCCGGATTCATGATCCAGGGCGGCGATCCTGAGGGAACAGGTATGGGCGGCCCGGGCTACACGATCAAGGGCGAGTTCTCAGCTAACGGATTCAGAAATGACTTAAAGCACACCAGAGGCGTTCTTTCCATGGCACGTGCTTACGATCCGAATTCAGCAGGCTCACAGTTCTTCATCATGCACGAGACCTCACCTCATCTTGACGGACAGTATGCTGCTTTCGGCAAGATCATTGAGGGCATCGAAGTTGTTGATAAGATCGCTTCAACAAAGACTGATTACAACGACAGACCTTATGAGGATCAGGTAATCGAGTTCATGACTGTTCAGATCTGA
- a CDS encoding putative membrane protein YfhO, with protein MKELSSLEGKSAKKKTDKPALKNTSKSGTASDLRPLYAFLATLVLYVAAMLLCNKYPLGEYSFLQSDLKAQYAPFLALFRSKLTEIGTVPQGHLLSYISYSFKLGLGKNFLGTFGYYLASPFNLIYLLIDESQIDVAVLTIVILKLSLASCFMCKFLGSRTDDRKTLWPVLLGVMYAFSLYSQVYIFQIMWLDGFMLLPLILYFTEKFIKKQNYLGLVISLLVLFISNYYIAYMAGIACFLYLMIRLFAEKIQLKKAVCILVRYALAAGFTALITAVLLVPVGLDTIRNADQTVSSRGSDVLTFSPLTFLHLVIIGDPRDFSDVLPCNFPFLFICLPVTLLLLLYFISPVFKGRERKIHAFCVLGAVLSTLVYPIDKAWQVFDDPNWFWHRHAFVFLPLFLIISMKVLFKIKELARKDIIKSVLVIYAFVIIAYTFGDMKGHSDAVVYNVLLATAYGLFIMGHGVENWHEQLKDMPKLLSPLMSLVVVFELIFAGPMLNNGIETMTLFGGSAEEYSDSIVTEQEFGKYAKARGNITGAFRAEKERVSDYTTKFFVEEGEAFYGNYNGLSFFNSNSNKKMQRFIKQLGMPTNYNYFAVGHSFACPSIDGFFSIGSISTRRDLSFYRMEAKDPENTELYFYANDDVLPLAFAADNGAMAFDFYKLEKDAKEKNYYAFQNEWYRSMFPEAFSEDFFKDIDADVTGEPKITNGVAFNLNNYMTREEFLNKENPDEKKDESKGSVDPLGLEYSVEDELKDNITTLQRTNEKLPIAIEYEFKAPSTDEIYGSIVSGRILDYTEVYVNGIRITDFSSNTYYSQIFRIGSFAEGETVKVSFLCKDSSWSYLNVRFATFDYASFCEQFAKIDRTKVSADLVSDGYAKFSVKNVDPDETIITTIPAEDGWQLYIDGQPASYKVYQNAFIAFDAPSGDHTAELVFTAPGLKAGAIVSCAGIVLLAAFVFIDKKLSKMKEKQDKN; from the coding sequence ATGAAAGAGCTCTCGAGTCTTGAAGGCAAGTCTGCAAAAAAGAAGACCGATAAACCCGCACTGAAGAATACTTCAAAATCCGGTACTGCGTCGGATCTCCGACCGTTATATGCTTTTCTTGCGACATTGGTACTTTATGTTGCGGCAATGCTCTTATGCAACAAGTATCCGTTGGGTGAGTATTCATTCTTGCAGAGTGACTTGAAGGCCCAGTATGCGCCTTTCCTCGCATTGTTCAGGAGCAAGCTTACCGAGATCGGCACTGTCCCTCAGGGGCATCTGCTCTCGTATATCAGCTATTCGTTTAAGCTTGGTCTTGGAAAGAACTTTTTAGGTACTTTCGGTTATTATCTCGCCAGCCCTTTTAATCTGATCTATCTTCTCATTGATGAATCCCAGATAGATGTGGCTGTATTGACTATAGTTATTCTTAAACTTAGCCTTGCATCTTGTTTTATGTGCAAGTTCCTTGGATCGAGAACTGATGACAGGAAGACTCTCTGGCCGGTCCTTCTGGGAGTAATGTATGCGTTTTCGTTGTATTCGCAGGTTTATATTTTCCAGATCATGTGGCTCGACGGCTTTATGCTCCTTCCACTGATCCTCTATTTTACGGAGAAGTTTATAAAGAAGCAGAACTATTTGGGCCTTGTTATATCTCTGCTGGTATTGTTCATATCGAACTACTACATCGCATATATGGCGGGCATCGCATGTTTCCTCTATCTGATGATCAGATTGTTTGCAGAAAAGATCCAGCTCAAAAAGGCGGTCTGTATCCTTGTCAGATATGCACTGGCAGCAGGATTTACCGCGCTTATCACGGCTGTCCTTCTTGTACCGGTCGGACTTGATACCATAAGAAATGCCGACCAGACTGTATCCAGCCGCGGAAGTGATGTGCTTACCTTCAGCCCGCTTACTTTCCTTCATTTAGTGATAATAGGTGACCCGAGAGATTTCTCGGATGTATTGCCCTGCAACTTTCCTTTCCTTTTTATCTGTCTGCCTGTTACGCTCCTGCTCTTGCTCTATTTCATTAGCCCGGTATTTAAGGGAAGAGAGAGAAAGATCCATGCTTTCTGCGTTCTTGGAGCAGTCCTCTCAACGCTTGTCTATCCGATCGATAAGGCTTGGCAGGTTTTTGATGATCCTAACTGGTTCTGGCACAGACATGCATTCGTTTTCCTGCCTTTGTTCCTGATCATTTCAATGAAAGTGCTTTTCAAGATTAAAGAACTTGCAAGGAAAGACATTATCAAATCAGTTTTGGTGATCTATGCATTTGTAATTATCGCTTACACATTTGGTGACATGAAGGGTCACTCTGATGCTGTCGTTTATAATGTGCTTCTTGCAACGGCTTATGGTTTGTTCATTATGGGCCACGGTGTGGAAAACTGGCATGAACAGCTTAAAGACATGCCCAAGCTCCTTTCGCCTCTGATGTCACTGGTAGTTGTTTTTGAGCTGATCTTTGCAGGTCCGATGTTGAATAACGGTATCGAAACTATGACTCTTTTCGGAGGTTCTGCTGAAGAATACAGCGATTCGATCGTAACTGAACAGGAATTCGGAAAGTATGCAAAAGCGAGGGGAAACATCACCGGAGCTTTCAGAGCTGAGAAGGAGAGAGTGTCTGATTATACGACTAAGTTTTTTGTCGAAGAAGGCGAAGCTTTTTATGGCAACTATAACGGACTGTCTTTCTTTAATTCGAATTCAAACAAGAAGATGCAGCGATTCATAAAGCAGCTTGGAATGCCGACAAATTACAACTACTTTGCTGTCGGACATTCTTTTGCTTGTCCTTCGATTGACGGTTTCTTCTCGATCGGTTCGATATCAACAAGAAGAGATCTTTCTTTTTACCGTATGGAAGCAAAGGATCCTGAAAACACCGAACTATATTTCTATGCGAACGATGACGTGCTTCCGCTCGCATTTGCAGCTGATAACGGTGCTATGGCATTTGATTTCTATAAGCTCGAAAAGGATGCGAAGGAAAAGAACTATTATGCATTCCAGAACGAGTGGTACCGTTCAATGTTCCCTGAAGCGTTTTCTGAAGATTTCTTTAAGGATATTGACGCAGACGTTACCGGCGAACCCAAGATCACAAACGGTGTTGCGTTCAATCTGAATAACTATATGACAAGAGAAGAATTCCTTAACAAGGAAAATCCTGATGAAAAGAAGGATGAGTCAAAGGGTTCTGTTGATCCGCTGGGACTTGAGTACTCTGTTGAAGATGAACTCAAAGATAACATCACGACCTTGCAAAGGACCAACGAGAAGCTTCCTATCGCTATAGAGTATGAATTTAAAGCTCCTTCAACGGATGAAATCTATGGTTCAATAGTATCCGGAAGGATCCTTGATTACACCGAAGTATATGTCAACGGCATCAGGATCACGGATTTTTCTTCGAATACTTATTATTCACAGATATTCAGGATTGGAAGCTTTGCTGAAGGTGAGACTGTTAAGGTATCCTTCCTCTGCAAGGATTCGAGCTGGTCTTATCTGAACGTAAGATTTGCAACATTTGACTATGCTTCATTCTGTGAGCAGTTTGCCAAGATCGACAGAACGAAAGTAAGTGCTGATCTGGTATCTGACGGTTATGCAAAGTTCAGTGTAAAGAATGTGGATCCTGATGAGACAATTATTACTACGATCCCTGCTGAAGACGGATGGCAGCTCTATATCGACGGCCAGCCTGCTTCATACAAGGTATATCAGAACGCATTCATCGCTTTTGATGCTCCGTCGGGAGACCATACCGCCGAACTTGTCTTTACGGCGCCGGGTCTTAAGGCAGGTGCGATAGTATCCTGTGCGGGAATCGTGCTCCTGGCAGCTTTTGTCTTCATCGACAAAAAACTCTCGAAAATGAAAGAAAAACAAGATAAAAACTAG